A genome region from Cervus canadensis isolate Bull #8, Minnesota chromosome 10, ASM1932006v1, whole genome shotgun sequence includes the following:
- the LOC122447860 gene encoding ankyrin repeat domain-containing protein 26-like isoform X5, which yields MNTAERPARKTAYEKKKVSDSGRKAKGLLRRYHMLQDEIASLRLEIDAIKNQNWENEKKYSEDIENLQQAMKSTEEIFTQTIFQYTGQLTVLGAENTMLNSELESNRQSRHRRETKVESYRSGLAAAIHDHEQGQTSQRDLELAFQKAHDERLCLQDQMKCHVTKLNSNRETASQQLPKVESKFNKLKMKPHQTRDDLRGKTLKLECVQRDLRQAECQKQEIEHMDQNEQGKVNENLGKQESLEERLSQLQSENMLLRQHLDDAQNKADSKEKTVISIQDHFQQMVRKLHAESEKQRLMLEERNKELINKCNHLEERTCQYENEEAEGKADMRQLRQELADGLKKWSMSEAAREGMARSCANLEDEIQDLKSKFRQLPSQLQEAQDQHTEAVRCAEKTQDHIQRLEIENAKLQTTIKKQVGKVEQLQKTLSNTRLTDHLPAELGAACSQCLHLDATYQVLQRELLSMKGWQRKCEKLEKENKKLEQEVVKLKSPMELKMIEHPQVEQYKREIEERVRRDFLEKWKEVNLFLQD from the exons ATGAACACAGCGGAAAG gcctgCAAGGAAAACAGCATATGAAAAGAAGaag GTTTCTGATAGTGGTAGAAAAGCCAAAGGTCTGTTACgcagataccacatgctgcaggatGAAATAGCCAGCCTAAGACTGGAAATAGATGcaataaaaaatcagaattgggaaaatgagaagaaatattcTGAGGATATTGAAAATCTTCAACAGGCAATGAAATCGACAGAGGAAATATTCACACAGACTATATTCCAGTATACTGGTCAGCTTACTGTTCTGGGAGCTGAGAATACAATGCTCAACTCTGAGCTGGAGAGCAATAGACAAAGCAGACACAGACGGGAGACAAAAGTGGAATCCTACCGTTCTGGACTGGCTGCTGCCATTCACGATCATGAGCAAGGTCAGACATCACAGAGAGACCTGGAACTTGCCTTCCAGAAAGCACACGATGAGAGGTTATGCTTGCAGGACCAAATGAAGTGCCATGTGACTAAGCTGAACAGTAACAGGGAGACGGCTTCCCAGCAACTTCCTAAAGTGGAAAGTAAATTCAATAAGCTAAAAATGAAGCCGCATCAGACGAGAGATGATCTCAGAGGAAAGACTTTGAAGTTAGAATGTGTCCAGAGAGACCTACGCCAAGCAGAGTGTCAAAAGCAGGAAATTGAACACATGGATCAGAATGAACAAGGCAAAGTGAATGAAAACCTTGGAAAGCAGGAATCCTTAGAGGAGAGATTATCTCAACTCCAGAGTGAAAATATGTTGCTCCGACAGCACCTGGATGATGCACAAAACAAAGCTGACAGTAAAGAGAAGACAGTCATTAGCATCCAAGACCATTTTCAGCAGATGGTGAGAAAACTTCATGCTGAAAGTGAGAAACAGCGTCTGATGCTGGAGGAAAGAAACAAGGAGTTAATCAACAAATGCAATCATTTAGAAGAGAGAACGTGTCAGTATGAAAAtgaggaagcagaaggaaaa GCAGATATGAGACAACTTCGGCAAGAACTGGCTGATGGCCTCAAAAAGTGGTCTATGTCGGAGGCTGCACGGGAAGGCATGGCACGTAGCTGTGCCAACTTAGAAGATGAGATACAGGATTTAAAGAGCAAGTTCCGTCAACTCCCAAGTCAG ttGCAAGAAGCACAGGATCAACATACAGAGGCCGTGAGATGTGCTGAAAAGACACAGGATCACATCCAAAG ACTTGAAATTGAAAATGCCAAGTTACAAACTACAATCAAAAAGCAAGTGGGCAAAGTTGAACAACTTCAGAAAACCCTTTCAAATACAAGATTG ACTGATCATCTTCCAGCAGAGCTGGGAGCTGCGTGTTCACAGTGTCTGCACCTGGATGCAACATATCAAGTTCTTCAACGGGAGTTGTTATCAATGAAAGGATGGCAAAGGAAGTGTGAGAAActagagaaagagaacaagaagTTGGAGCAAGAAGTAGTGAAACTCAAAAGTCCTATGGAACTGAAGATGATAGAACACCCTCAAGTCGAGCAGTATAAACGGGAGATTGAAGAAAGAGTGAGACGGGACTtcctagagaaatggaaagaagtcaACCTATTTTTGCAG GACTAA
- the LOC122447860 gene encoding ankyrin repeat domain-containing protein 26-like isoform X4: MNTAERPARKTAYEKKKVSDSGRKAKGLLRRYHMLQDEIASLRLEIDAIKNQNWENEKKYSEDIENLQQAMKSTEEIFTQTIFQYTGQLTVLGAENTMLNSELESNRQSRHRRETKVESYRSGLAAAIHDHEQGQTSQRDLELAFQKAHDERLCLQDQMKCHVTKLNSNRETASQQLPKVESKFNKLKMKPHQTRDDLRGKTLKLECVQRDLRQAECQKQEIEHMDQNEQGKVNENLGKQESLEERLSQLQSENMLLRQHLDDAQNKADSKEKTVISIQDHFQQMVRKLHAESEKQRLMLEERNKELINKCNHLEERTCQYENEEAEGKADMRQLRQELADGLKKWSMSEAAREGMARSCANLEDEIQDLKSKFRQLPSQLQEAQDQHTEAVRCAEKTQDHIQRLEIENAKLQTTIKKQVGKVEQLQKTLSNTRLTDHLPAELGAACSQCLHLDATYQVLQRELLSMKGWQRKCEKLEKENKKLEQEVVKLKSPMELKMIEHPQVEQYKREIEERVRRDFLEKWKEVNLFLQTRAACQEISEQFREGRIASVRSQMELRIKDLESELSRMETFQDYKKAEMEKYKKLCLEELKVRESLENELDMNNERLAEMSTELEVEKQQKKSYSALSAAGANVGFST, from the exons ATGAACACAGCGGAAAG gcctgCAAGGAAAACAGCATATGAAAAGAAGaag GTTTCTGATAGTGGTAGAAAAGCCAAAGGTCTGTTACgcagataccacatgctgcaggatGAAATAGCCAGCCTAAGACTGGAAATAGATGcaataaaaaatcagaattgggaaaatgagaagaaatattcTGAGGATATTGAAAATCTTCAACAGGCAATGAAATCGACAGAGGAAATATTCACACAGACTATATTCCAGTATACTGGTCAGCTTACTGTTCTGGGAGCTGAGAATACAATGCTCAACTCTGAGCTGGAGAGCAATAGACAAAGCAGACACAGACGGGAGACAAAAGTGGAATCCTACCGTTCTGGACTGGCTGCTGCCATTCACGATCATGAGCAAGGTCAGACATCACAGAGAGACCTGGAACTTGCCTTCCAGAAAGCACACGATGAGAGGTTATGCTTGCAGGACCAAATGAAGTGCCATGTGACTAAGCTGAACAGTAACAGGGAGACGGCTTCCCAGCAACTTCCTAAAGTGGAAAGTAAATTCAATAAGCTAAAAATGAAGCCGCATCAGACGAGAGATGATCTCAGAGGAAAGACTTTGAAGTTAGAATGTGTCCAGAGAGACCTACGCCAAGCAGAGTGTCAAAAGCAGGAAATTGAACACATGGATCAGAATGAACAAGGCAAAGTGAATGAAAACCTTGGAAAGCAGGAATCCTTAGAGGAGAGATTATCTCAACTCCAGAGTGAAAATATGTTGCTCCGACAGCACCTGGATGATGCACAAAACAAAGCTGACAGTAAAGAGAAGACAGTCATTAGCATCCAAGACCATTTTCAGCAGATGGTGAGAAAACTTCATGCTGAAAGTGAGAAACAGCGTCTGATGCTGGAGGAAAGAAACAAGGAGTTAATCAACAAATGCAATCATTTAGAAGAGAGAACGTGTCAGTATGAAAAtgaggaagcagaaggaaaa GCAGATATGAGACAACTTCGGCAAGAACTGGCTGATGGCCTCAAAAAGTGGTCTATGTCGGAGGCTGCACGGGAAGGCATGGCACGTAGCTGTGCCAACTTAGAAGATGAGATACAGGATTTAAAGAGCAAGTTCCGTCAACTCCCAAGTCAG ttGCAAGAAGCACAGGATCAACATACAGAGGCCGTGAGATGTGCTGAAAAGACACAGGATCACATCCAAAG ACTTGAAATTGAAAATGCCAAGTTACAAACTACAATCAAAAAGCAAGTGGGCAAAGTTGAACAACTTCAGAAAACCCTTTCAAATACAAGATTG ACTGATCATCTTCCAGCAGAGCTGGGAGCTGCGTGTTCACAGTGTCTGCACCTGGATGCAACATATCAAGTTCTTCAACGGGAGTTGTTATCAATGAAAGGATGGCAAAGGAAGTGTGAGAAActagagaaagagaacaagaagTTGGAGCAAGAAGTAGTGAAACTCAAAAGTCCTATGGAACTGAAGATGATAGAACACCCTCAAGTCGAGCAGTATAAACGGGAGATTGAAGAAAGAGTGAGACGGGACTtcctagagaaatggaaagaagtcaACCTATTTTTGCAG ACACGAGCAGCATGTCAAGAAATCTCAGAGCAGTTCCGAGAGGGGCGTATTGCTTCCGTAAGAAGTCAGATGGAACTCAGAATTAAAGACTTGGAATCTGAACTATCCAGGATGGAAACTTTTCAAGATTATAAGAAAgcagagatggaaaaatataagaaactctGCTTAGAGGAACTAAAAGTTAGAGAGTCATTGGAAAATGAACTAGACAT
- the LOC122447860 gene encoding ankyrin repeat domain-containing protein 26-like isoform X3 — MNTAERPARKTAYEKKKVSDSGRKAKGLLRRYHMLQDEIASLRLEIDAIKNQNWENEKKYSEDIENLQQAMKSTEEIFTQTIFQYTGQLTVLGAENTMLNSELESNRQSRHRRETKVESYRSGLAAAIHDHEQGQTSQRDLELAFQKAHDERLCLQDQMKCHVTKLNSNRETASQQLPKVESKFNKLKMKPHQTRDDLRGKTLKLECVQRDLRQAECQKQEIEHMDQNEQGKVNENLGKQESLEERLSQLQSENMLLRQHLDDAQNKADSKEKTVISIQDHFQQMVRKLHAESEKQRLMLEERNKELINKCNHLEERTCQYENEEAEGKADMRQLRQELADGLKKWSMSEAAREGMARSCANLEDEIQDLKSKFRQLPSQLQEAQDQHTEAVRCAEKTQDHIQRLEIENAKLQTTIKKQVGKVEQLQKTLSNTRLTDHLPAELGAACSQCLHLDATYQVLQRELLSMKGWQRKCEKLEKENKKLEQEVVKLKSPMELKMIEHPQVEQYKREIEERVRRDFLEKWKEVNLFLQTRAACQEISEQFREGRIASVRSQMELRIKDLESELSRMETFQDYKKAEMEKYKKLCLEELKVRESLENELDMNNERLAEMSTELEVEKQQKKSYSALSAADVAGAGQEYN; from the exons ATGAACACAGCGGAAAG gcctgCAAGGAAAACAGCATATGAAAAGAAGaag GTTTCTGATAGTGGTAGAAAAGCCAAAGGTCTGTTACgcagataccacatgctgcaggatGAAATAGCCAGCCTAAGACTGGAAATAGATGcaataaaaaatcagaattgggaaaatgagaagaaatattcTGAGGATATTGAAAATCTTCAACAGGCAATGAAATCGACAGAGGAAATATTCACACAGACTATATTCCAGTATACTGGTCAGCTTACTGTTCTGGGAGCTGAGAATACAATGCTCAACTCTGAGCTGGAGAGCAATAGACAAAGCAGACACAGACGGGAGACAAAAGTGGAATCCTACCGTTCTGGACTGGCTGCTGCCATTCACGATCATGAGCAAGGTCAGACATCACAGAGAGACCTGGAACTTGCCTTCCAGAAAGCACACGATGAGAGGTTATGCTTGCAGGACCAAATGAAGTGCCATGTGACTAAGCTGAACAGTAACAGGGAGACGGCTTCCCAGCAACTTCCTAAAGTGGAAAGTAAATTCAATAAGCTAAAAATGAAGCCGCATCAGACGAGAGATGATCTCAGAGGAAAGACTTTGAAGTTAGAATGTGTCCAGAGAGACCTACGCCAAGCAGAGTGTCAAAAGCAGGAAATTGAACACATGGATCAGAATGAACAAGGCAAAGTGAATGAAAACCTTGGAAAGCAGGAATCCTTAGAGGAGAGATTATCTCAACTCCAGAGTGAAAATATGTTGCTCCGACAGCACCTGGATGATGCACAAAACAAAGCTGACAGTAAAGAGAAGACAGTCATTAGCATCCAAGACCATTTTCAGCAGATGGTGAGAAAACTTCATGCTGAAAGTGAGAAACAGCGTCTGATGCTGGAGGAAAGAAACAAGGAGTTAATCAACAAATGCAATCATTTAGAAGAGAGAACGTGTCAGTATGAAAAtgaggaagcagaaggaaaa GCAGATATGAGACAACTTCGGCAAGAACTGGCTGATGGCCTCAAAAAGTGGTCTATGTCGGAGGCTGCACGGGAAGGCATGGCACGTAGCTGTGCCAACTTAGAAGATGAGATACAGGATTTAAAGAGCAAGTTCCGTCAACTCCCAAGTCAG ttGCAAGAAGCACAGGATCAACATACAGAGGCCGTGAGATGTGCTGAAAAGACACAGGATCACATCCAAAG ACTTGAAATTGAAAATGCCAAGTTACAAACTACAATCAAAAAGCAAGTGGGCAAAGTTGAACAACTTCAGAAAACCCTTTCAAATACAAGATTG ACTGATCATCTTCCAGCAGAGCTGGGAGCTGCGTGTTCACAGTGTCTGCACCTGGATGCAACATATCAAGTTCTTCAACGGGAGTTGTTATCAATGAAAGGATGGCAAAGGAAGTGTGAGAAActagagaaagagaacaagaagTTGGAGCAAGAAGTAGTGAAACTCAAAAGTCCTATGGAACTGAAGATGATAGAACACCCTCAAGTCGAGCAGTATAAACGGGAGATTGAAGAAAGAGTGAGACGGGACTtcctagagaaatggaaagaagtcaACCTATTTTTGCAG ACACGAGCAGCATGTCAAGAAATCTCAGAGCAGTTCCGAGAGGGGCGTATTGCTTCCGTAAGAAGTCAGATGGAACTCAGAATTAAAGACTTGGAATCTGAACTATCCAGGATGGAAACTTTTCAAGATTATAAGAAAgcagagatggaaaaatataagaaactctGCTTAGAGGAACTAAAAGTTAGAGAGTCATTGGAAAATGAACTAGACAT
- the LOC122447860 gene encoding ankyrin repeat domain-containing protein 26-like isoform X2 translates to MNTAERPARKTAYEKKKVSDSGRKAKGLLRRYHMLQDEIASLRLEIDAIKNQNWENEKKYSEDIENLQQAMKSTEEIFTQTIFQYTGQLTVLGAENTMLNSELESNRQSRHRRETKVESYRSGLAAAIHDHEQGQTSQRDLELAFQKAHDERLCLQDQMKCHVTKLNSNRETASQQLPKVESKFNKLKMKPHQTRDDLRGKTLKLECVQRDLRQAECQKQEIEHMDQNEQGKVNENLGKQESLEERLSQLQSENMLLRQHLDDAQNKADSKEKTVISIQDHFQQMVRKLHAESEKQRLMLEERNKELINKCNHLEERTCQYENEEAEGKADMRQLRQELADGLKKWSMSEAAREGMARSCANLEDEIQDLKSKFRQLPSQLQEAQDQHTEAVRCAEKTQDHIQRLEIENAKLQTTIKKQVGKVEQLQKTLSNTRLTDHLPAELGAACSQCLHLDATYQVLQRELLSMKGWQRKCEKLEKENKKLEQEVVKLKSPMELKMIEHPQVEQYKREIEERVRRDFLEKWKEVNLFLQTRAACQEISEQFREGRIASVRSQMELRIKDLESELSRMETFQDYKKAEMEKYKKLCLEELKVRESLENELDMNNERLAEMSTELEVEKQQKKSYSALSAAVVHNHFQALLLPPQFFYP, encoded by the exons ATGAACACAGCGGAAAG gcctgCAAGGAAAACAGCATATGAAAAGAAGaag GTTTCTGATAGTGGTAGAAAAGCCAAAGGTCTGTTACgcagataccacatgctgcaggatGAAATAGCCAGCCTAAGACTGGAAATAGATGcaataaaaaatcagaattgggaaaatgagaagaaatattcTGAGGATATTGAAAATCTTCAACAGGCAATGAAATCGACAGAGGAAATATTCACACAGACTATATTCCAGTATACTGGTCAGCTTACTGTTCTGGGAGCTGAGAATACAATGCTCAACTCTGAGCTGGAGAGCAATAGACAAAGCAGACACAGACGGGAGACAAAAGTGGAATCCTACCGTTCTGGACTGGCTGCTGCCATTCACGATCATGAGCAAGGTCAGACATCACAGAGAGACCTGGAACTTGCCTTCCAGAAAGCACACGATGAGAGGTTATGCTTGCAGGACCAAATGAAGTGCCATGTGACTAAGCTGAACAGTAACAGGGAGACGGCTTCCCAGCAACTTCCTAAAGTGGAAAGTAAATTCAATAAGCTAAAAATGAAGCCGCATCAGACGAGAGATGATCTCAGAGGAAAGACTTTGAAGTTAGAATGTGTCCAGAGAGACCTACGCCAAGCAGAGTGTCAAAAGCAGGAAATTGAACACATGGATCAGAATGAACAAGGCAAAGTGAATGAAAACCTTGGAAAGCAGGAATCCTTAGAGGAGAGATTATCTCAACTCCAGAGTGAAAATATGTTGCTCCGACAGCACCTGGATGATGCACAAAACAAAGCTGACAGTAAAGAGAAGACAGTCATTAGCATCCAAGACCATTTTCAGCAGATGGTGAGAAAACTTCATGCTGAAAGTGAGAAACAGCGTCTGATGCTGGAGGAAAGAAACAAGGAGTTAATCAACAAATGCAATCATTTAGAAGAGAGAACGTGTCAGTATGAAAAtgaggaagcagaaggaaaa GCAGATATGAGACAACTTCGGCAAGAACTGGCTGATGGCCTCAAAAAGTGGTCTATGTCGGAGGCTGCACGGGAAGGCATGGCACGTAGCTGTGCCAACTTAGAAGATGAGATACAGGATTTAAAGAGCAAGTTCCGTCAACTCCCAAGTCAG ttGCAAGAAGCACAGGATCAACATACAGAGGCCGTGAGATGTGCTGAAAAGACACAGGATCACATCCAAAG ACTTGAAATTGAAAATGCCAAGTTACAAACTACAATCAAAAAGCAAGTGGGCAAAGTTGAACAACTTCAGAAAACCCTTTCAAATACAAGATTG ACTGATCATCTTCCAGCAGAGCTGGGAGCTGCGTGTTCACAGTGTCTGCACCTGGATGCAACATATCAAGTTCTTCAACGGGAGTTGTTATCAATGAAAGGATGGCAAAGGAAGTGTGAGAAActagagaaagagaacaagaagTTGGAGCAAGAAGTAGTGAAACTCAAAAGTCCTATGGAACTGAAGATGATAGAACACCCTCAAGTCGAGCAGTATAAACGGGAGATTGAAGAAAGAGTGAGACGGGACTtcctagagaaatggaaagaagtcaACCTATTTTTGCAG ACACGAGCAGCATGTCAAGAAATCTCAGAGCAGTTCCGAGAGGGGCGTATTGCTTCCGTAAGAAGTCAGATGGAACTCAGAATTAAAGACTTGGAATCTGAACTATCCAGGATGGAAACTTTTCAAGATTATAAGAAAgcagagatggaaaaatataagaaactctGCTTAGAGGAACTAAAAGTTAGAGAGTCATTGGAAAATGAACTAGACAT
- the LOC122447860 gene encoding ankyrin repeat domain-containing protein 26-like isoform X1 produces MNTAERPARKTAYEKKKVSDSGRKAKGLLRRYHMLQDEIASLRLEIDAIKNQNWENEKKYSEDIENLQQAMKSTEEIFTQTIFQYTGQLTVLGAENTMLNSELESNRQSRHRRETKVESYRSGLAAAIHDHEQGQTSQRDLELAFQKAHDERLCLQDQMKCHVTKLNSNRETASQQLPKVESKFNKLKMKPHQTRDDLRGKTLKLECVQRDLRQAECQKQEIEHMDQNEQGKVNENLGKQESLEERLSQLQSENMLLRQHLDDAQNKADSKEKTVISIQDHFQQMVRKLHAESEKQRLMLEERNKELINKCNHLEERTCQYENEEAEGKADMRQLRQELADGLKKWSMSEAAREGMARSCANLEDEIQDLKSKFRQLPSQLQEAQDQHTEAVRCAEKTQDHIQRLEIENAKLQTTIKKQVGKVEQLQKTLSNTRLTDHLPAELGAACSQCLHLDATYQVLQRELLSMKGWQRKCEKLEKENKKLEQEVVKLKSPMELKMIEHPQVEQYKREIEERVRRDFLEKWKEVNLFLQTRAACQEISEQFREGRIASVRSQMELRIKDLESELSRMETFQDYKKAEMEKYKKLCLEELKVRESLENELDMNNERLAEMSTELEVEKQQKKSYSALSAAGQSWSPLLLEISILPQGSMQILFQERT; encoded by the exons ATGAACACAGCGGAAAG gcctgCAAGGAAAACAGCATATGAAAAGAAGaag GTTTCTGATAGTGGTAGAAAAGCCAAAGGTCTGTTACgcagataccacatgctgcaggatGAAATAGCCAGCCTAAGACTGGAAATAGATGcaataaaaaatcagaattgggaaaatgagaagaaatattcTGAGGATATTGAAAATCTTCAACAGGCAATGAAATCGACAGAGGAAATATTCACACAGACTATATTCCAGTATACTGGTCAGCTTACTGTTCTGGGAGCTGAGAATACAATGCTCAACTCTGAGCTGGAGAGCAATAGACAAAGCAGACACAGACGGGAGACAAAAGTGGAATCCTACCGTTCTGGACTGGCTGCTGCCATTCACGATCATGAGCAAGGTCAGACATCACAGAGAGACCTGGAACTTGCCTTCCAGAAAGCACACGATGAGAGGTTATGCTTGCAGGACCAAATGAAGTGCCATGTGACTAAGCTGAACAGTAACAGGGAGACGGCTTCCCAGCAACTTCCTAAAGTGGAAAGTAAATTCAATAAGCTAAAAATGAAGCCGCATCAGACGAGAGATGATCTCAGAGGAAAGACTTTGAAGTTAGAATGTGTCCAGAGAGACCTACGCCAAGCAGAGTGTCAAAAGCAGGAAATTGAACACATGGATCAGAATGAACAAGGCAAAGTGAATGAAAACCTTGGAAAGCAGGAATCCTTAGAGGAGAGATTATCTCAACTCCAGAGTGAAAATATGTTGCTCCGACAGCACCTGGATGATGCACAAAACAAAGCTGACAGTAAAGAGAAGACAGTCATTAGCATCCAAGACCATTTTCAGCAGATGGTGAGAAAACTTCATGCTGAAAGTGAGAAACAGCGTCTGATGCTGGAGGAAAGAAACAAGGAGTTAATCAACAAATGCAATCATTTAGAAGAGAGAACGTGTCAGTATGAAAAtgaggaagcagaaggaaaa GCAGATATGAGACAACTTCGGCAAGAACTGGCTGATGGCCTCAAAAAGTGGTCTATGTCGGAGGCTGCACGGGAAGGCATGGCACGTAGCTGTGCCAACTTAGAAGATGAGATACAGGATTTAAAGAGCAAGTTCCGTCAACTCCCAAGTCAG ttGCAAGAAGCACAGGATCAACATACAGAGGCCGTGAGATGTGCTGAAAAGACACAGGATCACATCCAAAG ACTTGAAATTGAAAATGCCAAGTTACAAACTACAATCAAAAAGCAAGTGGGCAAAGTTGAACAACTTCAGAAAACCCTTTCAAATACAAGATTG ACTGATCATCTTCCAGCAGAGCTGGGAGCTGCGTGTTCACAGTGTCTGCACCTGGATGCAACATATCAAGTTCTTCAACGGGAGTTGTTATCAATGAAAGGATGGCAAAGGAAGTGTGAGAAActagagaaagagaacaagaagTTGGAGCAAGAAGTAGTGAAACTCAAAAGTCCTATGGAACTGAAGATGATAGAACACCCTCAAGTCGAGCAGTATAAACGGGAGATTGAAGAAAGAGTGAGACGGGACTtcctagagaaatggaaagaagtcaACCTATTTTTGCAG ACACGAGCAGCATGTCAAGAAATCTCAGAGCAGTTCCGAGAGGGGCGTATTGCTTCCGTAAGAAGTCAGATGGAACTCAGAATTAAAGACTTGGAATCTGAACTATCCAGGATGGAAACTTTTCAAGATTATAAGAAAgcagagatggaaaaatataagaaactctGCTTAGAGGAACTAAAAGTTAGAGAGTCATTGGAAAATGAACTAGACAT
- the LOC122447875 gene encoding mediator of RNA polymerase II transcription subunit 4-like has translation MAAASSGEKEKERPGGGLGDVGGNSTRERLLSALEDLEVLSRELTEMLAISRNQKLLQSGEENQVLELLIHRDGEFQELMKLALNQGKIHHEMQVLEKEVEKRDSDIQQLQKQLKEAEQILATAVYQAKEKLKSIEKARKGAISSEEIIKYAHRISASNAVCAPLTWVPRDPRRPYPTDLEMRSGLLGQMNNPSTNGVNGHLPGDALAAGRLPDVLAPQYSWQSNDMAMNMLPPNHSHDFLLKPPGHNKENEDDVEVLSTDSSSSSSDSD, from the coding sequence ATGGCGGCGGCATCGAGCGGCGAGAAGGAGAAGGAGCGGCCGGGCGGCGGCTTAGGAGATGTCGGCGGTAATAGCACGCGAGAGCGGCTGCTGTCAGCGCTGGAAGATCTGGAGGTCTTGTCGAGAGAACTTACAGAAATGCTGGCAATTTCGAGAAACCAAAAGTTGCTACAGTCTGGAGAGGAGAACCAGGTCCTGGAGTTGTTAATTCACAGAGATGGGGAATTTCAGGAGCTAATGAAATTGGCACTTAATCAGGGAAAAATCCATCATGAAATGcaagttttagaaaaagaagtagaaaagagaGACAGTGATATTCAGCAACTACAAAAACAGCTAAAGGAAGCAGAACAGATACTGGCAACAGCTGTTTACCaagcaaaagaaaaactcaagtcaatagaaaaagcaagaaaaggtgCTATTTCCTCTGAAGAAATAATTAAGTATGCACATAGGATTAGTGCAAGTAATGCTGTGTGTGCCCCACTGACCTGGGTCCCACGGGACCCACGGAGACCATACCCAACTGATTTGGAGATGAGAAGTGGATTACTGGGTCAGATGAACAATCCTTCCACTAATGGAGTAAATGGTCATCTCCCAGGGGACGCACTTGCAGCGGGCAGACTGCCAGATGTCCTTGCTCCACAGTATTCCTGGCAGTCAAATGACATGGCGATGAACATGTTGCCACCAAACCACAGTCATGACTTTCTGTTGAAACCTCCAGGGCACAACAAAGAAAACGAGGATGATGTAGAGGTTCTGTCAACGGACTCCTCAAGCAGCAGCAGTGACTCTGATTAG
- the LOC122447879 gene encoding coiled-coil domain-containing protein 144B-like yields MPSCVSGLRNFKMAELGEPRHAGIAVAHVESPEKYPNVKPAVGVKDSVPNKTVGTKDPQTSNSDWDSTSLSLSSETCQRAGHLKADDRRPLVSQSVTKNQSAPTELGQKTATDKEKMKNAAMFLVGNSMPHHPGQSPLPENRESKQDLSGELDVEVMLEEEQEKLHGNENNDSQVEEEKKHKSSEVEVSDNVCDAADESRLSQQRKSGGNNKQEFPAMQNKGPDG; encoded by the exons ATGCCTTCTTGCGTGAGTGGATTGAGAAACTTTAAGATGGCTGAACTAGGGGAGCCCAGACATGCAGGCATAGCAGTAGCCCACGTGg AGTCTCCTGAGAAATATCCTAATGTGAAG CCCGCAGTCGGAGTGAAAGATTCTGTTCCTAATAAAACAGTAGGAACGAAAGATCCACAAACATCTAATTCAG actggGATTCGACTAGTTTGAGCCTCAGTAGTGAGACTTGTCAAAGAGCCGGGCATTTGAAAGCTGATGATCGGCGTCCGTTGGTGTCCCAGTCAGTGACCAAAAATCAGTCAGCACCCACAGAACTCGGACAGAAGACCGcaacagataaagaaaagatgaaaaatgcagCGATGTTTCTGGTAGGGAATTCCATGCCCCATCACCCAGGCCAGTCTCCGCtgccagaaaacagagaaagcaaaCAAG ATTTGTCAGGAGAACTAGATGTGGAAGTGATGTTagaggaagaacaagaaaaacttcatggaaatgaaaataacgATTCACAG gttgaagaagaaaagaagcacaAAAGTAGTGAAGTGGAAGTATCAGACAACGTATGCGATGCTGCTGATGAGAGTCGATTGAGTCAGCAGAGAAAGAGTGGAGGAAATAACAAGCAGGAGTTTCCTGCTATGCAGAATAAAGGTCCTGATGGGTAA